The genomic DNA TTCGGCGGCGGCCGGGCGGCGCTGGCGACGCAGTCGCTGGCGTGGGCCCGCTGCCCCGAGACCCAGCCCCAGGCCCGCGCGCCCCTCCCCCCGGCCGGCCTACGCCCCACCATGCCCCGCCAACGCCCCCCGGAACCCCCGGGGCGTTAGCCGGGAGGCGTGGGAGGCGGGGGGACGTACACGCAGGACGCGGCGCCGCAGGCGCACGCGGATCCAGACGACGCGCCCGCGCCCCCGCCGCCCCCGGGCGAGCGCCGCGGGGCCGCATCCCCGCGGGCGCATGCGGCAGACGGACGAGGCGAGCCACCGCCCCGCCGAGACCACACGCGAGGCAGCGCGCTTCCCCGCCCTCGCCCTGCGAGCCCGCGGCGCGAGCCGACACCTCCCCAGCCCCAGCCGACCGCACCGCGCCTCCTCACCGCCGCCCCCGCCCCGCGGGATCACCGCGTAAGCCGACACCCTCCCCCGCCCCCCGAGCGCCGGTCGGGCACAGTGGTCAGGGGTAGGTGGCAAGGGACGAGTGGGGGTTACGCATGAGGTGGGCACGGGTCGTCGGGGTGGTGCGGGGTGCGCAGGTGGTGGCCATCGTCGCGCTGGTGGGCACGGCGCTCAGCGGCGTCGAGGCCGGCGGCGCCGGGCGGGTGGTGCTGTGGGCCGCCCTGGTCCTCTGGGGTACCGCCATGGCGGAGATCGCCGTGCGGGTGGCCCTCGGTGCCGTACGGGCCCTGCGGCGGCGCGGCGCGAAGGAGACACCCGGCGCCGACGGGGCGCTCCCCGGTGCCGTCGACCTGCACACCCCCGTCGCCGGCCGGTGGCGCGCGTTCAACAGCCCCGCGGACAAGGTGCCCAGCCACGGCACCCACTTCCTCGCCCAGACCTACGCCATCGACATCATCCGCACCCCCGAAGACGCCCCGGAGGACGACTCCGAAGACACCCCCGACGGCGCCCGGAAGGGCGCCTCCGCCCCCGCGCTGCGCTGGTGGCCGCCGTTCCCCGCCAACCGGGACTTCCCCGCCTTCGGCGCCCCCGTCCTCGCCCCCGCCGCCGGCCGCGTCGTCACCGTCGCCGGCTCCGCGCACCGCGACCACCGCGCCCGCAACACCGTCCTCGGCCTGGCGTACCTGATGGTCGTCGAGCAGATGGTCCGCTCGGTCGCCGCCGGTGCCGGCATCGGGGCGATCGTCGGCAACCACGTCGTGCTGGAGCTGGAGGACGGTTCGTACGCCCTCTTCGCGCATCTGCGCCGCGGCTCGGCGACCGTTCGCGAAGGGGACACCGTGCGGGCCGGGCAGCAACTCGCGGAGTGCGGCAACTCCGGCAACTCCAGCGAACCGCACCTGCACTTCCAGCTCATGGACGGCCCCGATCCGCGGCGGGCCGCGGGCGTGCCGTTCACCTGGCGCGGCGTCGGGGTGCCGGGGAACGGCACGGACTTCACCGCCACCCCGGCCCGTACCCCGGAAGCCGGCGGCCACGAAGCCGACCGCCCCGAAGCCGCCGACCCCGCCGTCAACTGAAGACGATCATCGACCCCTGCGCCAGGCTCCGCGTCGCCGCCGCGTGCAGCCCCAGCCACACGTGCCGCTCCTGCGCGAACTCCCCGCCGTCCGCCGGCGCCGTCGCCGCCGGCTCCGACAGCTCCGTCGGCCCCGGCGGCGGGGCCGGGGCCGGCGGCGGGTTGTCCGGGTCGATGCCGATCGCCGGGGCGACGGCCACGAGTTCGCGGACGAGCCCCTGCGCCGAGCCCAGCGGCCCGCCGCCGGCCAGCAGCTCCTCCGTCACCAGCGGATGCGGGAAGTCGACGGGGACGTACGCCCCCGCGTGGTCGTAGTGCCAGACCAGGTGCGACTGCTGCGCCGTGGACTCGAACATCTCCAGCAACTGCTCGTAGTCCCCGCCCAGCTCGCCGACCGGGGTGACTTCGAGGCCGCACAACTGCAGCAGGTACGCGCGGCGCAGGAAGTGCAGCGCGTCGTAGTCGAAGCCGGCGACCGGGGCGACGTCCCCGGACAGGCCCGGCATATAGCTCTGCACGGGCACCGGCGGCAGCCCCGCCTGCGCCAGCGCGGCGTCGTAGGCGGCGATCTCCTCGGCGAAGGGGTTGTCGGGGCTGTGGCACAGGACGTCGACGAGGGGCACCAGCCAGAGGTCGCAGGCCAAGCGGTACGCTCCTTAACTGCGCGGTTCGGCTCAGCGTAGCCGCTGACGGCGACCGCGCAGCACCCCCCGGCCGGGTAGCGCGCCCCGTCTCCGCCGGGTCTCGGCCACCGGCCCCGGGATCGAGCCGTCAGCCGCCCGCGAGCCGTTCGATCAGCTCCAGCGAGTGCCGGTTGTACGTCCGAACGACCTCCTCGGCGGCGGCCACGTCGCGCCGCTCTATGGCCTCGACGAGCTGCATGTGCCCCTGCCAGAACGTGCCGGGCACGCAGCCCTCGCTCTCCCCGCGCAGATACGGCACGGCGAACACCCAGCAGTGGATGCGCACCCGCTCCAGGAACTCGGTGATGTAGTCGTTGCCGATCAGGCTGGTGATCTCGCGCCAGAAGCGCAGGTCGTAGTGGACGAGCACGTCGAGGTCCCCGGCCTTCGCGGCCCGTTCCGCCTCCTCGCCGCGGCGGCGCATGGCGACCAGCGCGCCCGGCTTCGGGTCGACGGTGTGCGGGGGGCTGGCGCGGAAGACGCCCATCTGGACGACGGTGCGGGCGTCGGCCATGGCGCGGAAGTCGTCGAGGGTGAAGGCGTGCACGCGGTAGCCGCGGTGCTGCTCGACGTCGAGGAGACCCTGGGCGGAGAGGTCGACCAGGGCTTCGCGTACGGGGGTTGCGGAGACCCCGTACTGCTCCGCTATCTCGCCGACCGTGATGTGCTGCCCGGCCGCGAGCCGGCCGGCCAGGATCTCGTCGCGCAGGGCGTCGGCGATCTGAGCACGCAGCGTGTCGCGCCGGACCACGGCGCCTGCGGGGGTCATGCGGTGGGCCTTCCTGATGGGGGATGCCCCCACACGATAAGCGCACCGGGTGACGGTGATCGACAGCATGCTGTCCTTTTGACAGCATGCTGTCGTGAGCGGAACGCGGGCGCCGGGCCTGCAGAACCGTTTACCTGGCCGTCTGCGCGTAACCGGCCGAAAAGCGACCAAGAGCGGGAGGCGGCGGACCATGCGCGAGAGCACCGGCGACGGCGGGGCGGACGAGGCCGGCCTGGCGGCCCTCGGCGCCGCGGCGCTCCTCGACGCCGCCGCGGCGGCGTCGTTCCGGCTCGGCGGCCAGTTCCTCGCGCGCGGCGACCGGTTGGCCGCGCCCGCGGGGCTGACGGCCGCGCGCTGGCAGGTGCTGTTCGCGGTCCGCCGCGAGCCGCTGTCCGTCGCCGGCATCGCGCGCAGTCTGGGGATGGCCAGGCAGAGCGTGCAGCGGATCGCGGACGTCCTGGTGGCGGGTGGGCTCACGGCGTACGAACCGAACCCTGCGCACCGCCGCGCCAAGCTGCTCCGCCCCACCCCCGCGGGGCAGCGGGCGCTGGCGCGGCTGGGGCCGGGGCACGCGGAGTTCGCCGGCCGGCTCGCGCACCGGCTGGGCGGGGAGGCGCGGTTGGGCGAGACGCTGGCGGTGCTGCGGCGGCTGTCGGCGGCGCTGGAGGCGCTGCGGGCGGAGGACGCGGAGGCGGCGGAGGAGGCGGGGGAAGGGGCCGGCGGAAGAGGAGGTGCGCCGGGCCGGGACGCGGGCCGGAACGCAGATCGGGACGCGGGCCGGAAGCCGGGCCGCGCCCCCGCCGGGAAAAGGGCCGCTGACCTGGCCCGGGACCCCGCGGCGCCGAGGCCCCGCAAGGCTCGTACCCGCCGCTGATCCGCCGCCCGCCGAGATCACCGCCCCACGACGATGGTGTGACAGCACCGCAACGACAATCCCGGCCCCCCTCATCCCCACCCCCGGTCACCGCCTACGCTCTCCGGGTAGACCACGGGGGTAGGGGAATGGAGAGCGTGGAACCGCTGGCGCCGCAGGATCCGCAACAGATCGGGGCGTACCGGCTGCTCGGCAGGCTCGGCGCCGGTGGCATGGGCCGGGTCTACCTCGGCCGGACCGCGGGCGGCAGGACGGTGGCCGTCAAGCTGGTCAAGCCGGAGCTGGCCGCCGAGGAGGAGTTCCGCGCCCGCTTCCGTACGGAGGTGCGCGCCGCGGCGCGCGTCGGCGGCAAGTGGACGGCGCCGGTGCTCGACGCCGACACCGAGGCGCCGGTGCCGTGGGTCGCCACGGGGTACGTCGCCGGGCCGACGCTCCAGGAGGTCGTCGAGCGGTACGGACCGCTGCCGCCGGAGTCGCTGGTCACCCTCGCGTACGGGCTGGCCTCCGCGCTCCGCGACGTCCACGCGGCCGGGCTCGTGCACCGCGACCTCAAGCCGTCCAACGTGCTGGTCACCATCGAGGGCCCGCGCGTCATCGACTTCGGCATCGCCCGCGCGCTGGACTCGCTGTCCGACGGCACGGTCACGCGCACCGGCATCGTCGTCGGGTCGCCGAGCTTCATGTCCCCCGAGCAGATCATCGGGCAGGACGTGTCGGCGGCGAGCGACGTGTTCTGCCTGGGCGGGCTGCTGGCGTACGCGGCGACGGGGCGGGCGCCGTTCGGGTCGAGTTCGTCCGGGATGCACGCGGTGATGTTCCGCGTCGTCCAGGAGGACCCGGACCTGGAAGGCGTGACGGACCCGGCGCTGCACGGCCTCATATCCGGCTGCCTGGCCAAGCTCCCGGGGAACCGCCACGACACGGAGGCGATCGCCGGGCTGACGGGCCCGCCGGACCCGGAGGCGGCGTGGCTCCCGGCCGGCCTGACGGCCGACCTGGGGCGCCAGGCGGTACGCCTCCTGGACACGGACACGCCTCCGGCCGGCGACCGCGACACGAGCCCGCTCCGCACGGTGCCGCCTGCGGCGGGCACGGCGGGGGGCGGCAACGGACCGAGGAGCACCGGGGCCGCGGGCGAACCGGCGGGCCACGGAACCCCCACCGGGGCGGGCGCGCCCCCGAACTCCGGCGCGGAGCGCCGAGTTCGGGGTGCGGAGAAGAAGAACGGCGTGGGCGGCGGCTCCACGGGGGCCGAGTGGCCCCACCTGGCGGCGGACCCGGACTCCGGCGCGCAGCGCCGAGTCCCCGGTGCCGGGGCGGCGGACGGAGCCGGCAGCCACGCGACGGGCGCCGCGGTGGCCTACGGGCCGGCCGCGGGCCACGGGCCCGGCGCGGAGCGCCGGGGCAGGGGCGCGGGCGAATCGGGCCACGCCGCTGCCGAAGGGCCCGCGGCGGACCGGGAGTCCGGCACGCAGCGGCGATTCCCCGGTGCCGGGACGACGGACGGGGCCGGCGGCCCCGCGCCGGGCGCGGAGCGCCCGGGCACCGGCGCGGCGAACGAGCCGGGCGGCCACGCGACACCCGCCGGAGGCGCGGCCGCGGCCGGGGCGTGGCCCCGTGCCGCGGGCTCCGAGGACGCCACCGTCCAGCGCTCCGCGGGCGGTGCGGCCGGCGCGCGGCCGCAGGCCGCGGATCGGGGTCCCGGGTCGGGACCCCGGGTCTCGGGAAGGGGCGGGGACGGGGAGAACTCCCGCACAGAACCACGGCTGGGCCCCAGCTCCACCCGCCCGTACGAGACCCCCGCCGCCCACGGCTCCGCGGCCCACCCCGCCGCCGGCAGCACCGCGACACCCGCCGTCCCCGGTCCCGGCGCAGGCGCCCCTCCCCGCCGGCGCCGCCACCGCGCCCGGCTGCTCGCCGCGCTCGCCCTCCTCGTCGCCGCCGGCGTCGCCGTGCCCGTCGCCCTCGCCACCCAGCGCGACGACGGCGCCCCCGCCGCCCGCAGCTCCGATGTCCCCGACGAGTACCTCGGCGCCTGGCTCGGCACCCAGCTCAGCGACGGCGAACCGACCGGCACCTACCGCCAGTTCACGATCCGCCCCGGGGAGAAGGGCGAGGTCGTCGCCACCAGCATCGTGCTCAGCGGCGAGTCGCAGTGCACCAGCAAGGGCGAGCTGACGTCCACGGACAAGGGGCTGCACCTCGACACCGAGATCGTCGAGGCCGCCCCCGCCGGCGAGTGCACGGCGGTCGGCGGGCACGTGCTCAGGTACGAAGACGGCAAGCTGCTCTGGCGCGCCGACGACGGCCGCACCGCCGAGCTGGCCAAGGTCGAGCCCCGCGACCGCCGCATGCCGCGCGAGCTGCTGGGGAGCTGGCAGCGGCCCGCGGGGTCCGGCACCCAGGTGATGAAGGTCGTGCAGGCCGCGCCGGGGCAGATCGCCGTGCACTTCACGACCCGTACCGGCGACGGCGACACCTGCCAGGCGAAGGCCGACTTCGTCGGCGTCGACCAGCGCGACGACCGCGTGCTGCTCGGCCCGTCCGAGATCACCTCCGTCACGGGACCGGACGACCCCGGCACCGGCGAGACCCCCGACGGCCTCGGCGACGACTCGACGAGCACCGGCAAGCTCGGCGGCCCCTGCGTGCCCGGCTTCCCGTCCGCGATGCAGGCGACCGCCGACGGCTCCGTGCTGGACCGCCAGTTCCTCGGCGGCGAGCAGCGCACCCGGCATTACACAAGGGCGGACGGCTCGCCTGCCGACCCGACACAATAGGCTCCCCGGCGAGGGGGAAGGGGGGCAGCATGGACAGCCTCGGACCGGACGATCCACGCCGCGTCGGCTCGTACCAACTGCTGGGACGGCTCGGCGAGGGCGGCATGGGACGCGTCTACCTCGCCCGCTCCGAGCGCGGCAGGACCGCCGCGGTGAAGCTGGTCAAGGCCGAGCTGGCGCGCGAGCCGGAGTTCCGGCGGCGCTTCACGCAGGAGATCATCGCCGCGCGCCGGGTCGGCGGCGAGTGGACCGCGCCCGTGCTCGACGCCGACACGCACGCCGCGACCCCCTGGGTTGCCACCGGTTACGTCGCGGGACCCTCGCTGCACGAGGTCGTCGCCAAGGACCACGGCCCGCTGCCCGACGCCTCCGTGCGCGCGCTCGCGGGCGGGCTGGCGCGCGCGTTGCAGGCGATCCACGCCGCCGGGCTCGTCCACCGCGACCTCAAGCCGTCCAACATCCTCGTCACCATCGACGGGCCGCGCGTCATCGACTTCGGCATCGCCCGCGCGCTGGACTCGGTCACCGCCGCGGGCGACGGGCTCACCCGGACCGGCGCGGTCATCGGCTCGCCCGGCTTCATGTCGCCCGAGCAGGTGCGCGGCGAGCGGGTCACGGCGGCGAGCGACGTGTTCTGCCTCGGTACGGTGCTGGCGTTCGCGGCGACCGGGCGGATGCCGTTCGGCACGGAGAACAGCGGCGCGCACGCGCTGATGTTCCGGATCGCCGCGGAGGAGCCGGAACTGTCGGGCATCGAGGGCGAGTTGCGCACGGTGATCGAGCGCTGTCTCGCCAAGGAGCCGGGCGCGCGGCCGCAGGTCGCGGAGCTGGTGGCGCTGACGGAGGAGGCGGCGCAGCTCAAGCCGTGGCTGCCGGGGGCGCTGCTGGAGCTGCTGGCGCGGCGGGCGGTGGAGCTGCTGGACGCGGAGACGCCGCAGGCGACGGGCGGGATGACGGGGACAGCCGGGGCAGCCGGCGCTGCCCCCGCGTACGGGCCGCCGCTCACCGGCGCCACCCCCGGCCCGTACGGGCACACCGGCATGCAGCCCCAGCACCACCAGCCGTACGGCACCCCGCCCCACGCCCAGCCGCACACCCCGCCGCAGCAGCACCGCCCCGCCGCGTACGGCACCGCACCCACCGCGCACCCGCCGCCCTACCGCACCCCGCCGCCGCCCTACGGCCAGACCGGCTGGCAGACCCCGCACCCGCCGCTGCCGCTGCGGCCGCGCGCGGTGCGGCCGATCGCCACGGCGCTCCAGGTGCTGCTGGGCATCTACGCGGCGTTCGTCTGCCTCCAGGTCATCCAGGAGATCAACCTCCTGGTGCTGCTGGGCGAGGACGGCGCCGACACCTGGTACATGGCCGAGGACCTCGACCGGATGGAGAACTTCACCGCCGGCAACGTCCTCCTCTTCACGGTGTGCGCCGTGCTGTGGTCGGTCTGGTTCTACCGGCTGCGCACGAACGCGGAGGCGTTCGCCCCCGGCCAGGTGCGCTACTCCACCGGGCTGTCCGTCGGCTCCTGGTTCATCCCCGTCGCCCAGTTCTGGTTCCCCCTGCAGATCGCGAACGACATCTTCCGGATATCCAGCCCCTTCCCGCAGCACGCGCGCCCGCCCGTCGGCTACGGGCCGCGGCCCGTGTCGTACGGGAAGGGCGTCCTGAACTTCTGGTGGGCCACCTGGGTCGCCACCATGGTGCTCGCCCTGGTCACGGCGGAGGACTGGGAGGTCGGCAGCTCGATCGACTCGGCGATCCAGATCGTGCTGCTCGACCTGCTGTCCTCGTTCGTGCTGATCGTGACGAGCATCATGGCGCTGCTTGCCGTGCAGCAACTGACGACGCTGCAGGACCAGCGCCTCAAGGGAACGGTCTGACGGCTGACTGACTTAGCGGCAGGCTCAGAGGAACGAGTTGATCTGGATCGTCTCGTCCCGCCCGGGGCCGACGCCGATCGCCGACACGGGGGCGCCCGACATCTCCTCCAGCGCCTTGACGTAGCCCTGCGCATTCTTCGGCAGCTCCTCGAAGGACGTAGCCTTCGAGATGTCCTCGGACCAGCCGGGCAGCATCTCGTACACGGGCGTGGCATGGTGGAAGTCGGTCTGGCTGTACGGCAGTTCCGTGACCCGGCGGCCGTCGATGTCGTACGCGACGCAGACGGGGATGCGCTCCCAGCCGGTGAGCACGTCGAGCTTGGTGAGGAAGAAGTCCGTCAGGCCGTTGACACGGGTCGCGTAGCGGGCGATCACCGCGTCGAACCAGCCGCAGCGCCGGTCCCGGCCGGTGGTCACGCCGCGCTCGCCGCCGATGGTGCGCAGCCGGTCCCCGTCCTCGTCGAACAGCTCGGTCGGGAACGGTCCGGCACCGACGCGCGTTGTGTACGCCTTGAGGATGCCGATGACCCGGCTGATCCGAGTGGGGCCGACGCCGGCTCCCGTGCAGGCGCCCCCCGCGGTCGGGTTGGACGAGGTGACGAAGGGGTACGTGCCGTGGTCGACGTCGAGGAGCGTGCCCTGCCCGCCCTCGAAGAGGACGACCTTCCCGGCGTCGATGGCCTCGTTGAGCACGAGGGTGGTGTCGGCGACATACGGGCGCAACTGCTCCGCGTAGCCGAGGAGCTGCTCGACGACGGCGTCGGGGCGGATGGCGCGGCGGTTGTAGAGCTTGGCGAGGACCTGGTTCTTCTGGTCCAGCGCCGCGTCGACCTTCTGCCGCAGGATCGACTCGTCGAAGACGTCCTGCACCCGGATCCCGACGCGGTTGATCTTGTCGGCGTAGGCCGGGCCGATGCCGCGGCCCGTGGTGCCGATCTTCCGCTTGCCGAGGAACCGTTCCGTCACCTTGTCGAGGTCGGTGTGGTACGCCGTGATGAGGTGCGCGTTGCCGCTGAGGAGCAGCTTGGACGTGTCCACGCCGCGCTGCTGCAGCGCGCTCAGCTCGCCGAGCAGCACCTCGGGGTCGACGACCACGCCGTTGCCGATCACCGGCGTGCAGCTCGGCGACAGGATGCCCGACGGCAGCAGGTGCAGCGCGTACTTCTGATCGCCGACCACCACCGTGTGCCCGGCGTTGTTCCCGCCCTGGAAGCGCACCACGTAGTCCACCGAGCCGCCGAGCAGATCGGTGGCCTTCCCCTTGCCTTCGTCACCCCACTGAGCACCGAGCAGCACAAGTGCGGGCACAGGCGTACACCCCTTCCGGGCGGGGCATGTCCAACGTGCGGTGCGCCGTGCACCGGGGATCGGACCGGGCCCCGGATAGACGAAGCCCCTGGCACAAGTGCGACAGGGGCTCTTGCACCGAGAGATTACCTGAGGAAGGACCGTGGTGTCGGCTCCAGACCCCACCGGGCGCTCACTGCTCGTGCTCATCGACCCCGCTGCACGGCGGGCGGACGGGGAAGCCGTACGGATCGCGAGGGACGTGCTCTCCGCGGCGGCGGCCACGAAGATCTGCCTGCCGGAGACCGCGCCGGAACTCGCGCGCGCCCTGGCCCGCCGGGGGGCCCGCCGGCCGGTGGTCATCGGTGACGACCGGGCGTTCCTGCGGGTGGTGACCGAACTGCGCCGCCAGGAGACGCTGGCGGACGCGCCGCTGGCGCTGGTCCCGGTGGGCACGGCGAGAACGCTGGCGGCGACGCTGGGCGTCCCCACGGGCACGGTGACCGCGGCCCGGACGGTGCTGGACGGCGAGGAACGCCGGCTGGGGCTGCTGGTGGACGACGGTGGCGGGGTGGTGCTGGACGCGCTGCGCCTGCCGGCGGCGGGTGCGGGGCGGTCGGAGGGGGACCACCGGACACCGGAAGGCGCAAGCGCACCGGCCACCACCCCGGCCGCCGCTGCTCCGGCCGGCGGCCTGGCGGGCCTGACGCAGCGGGTGGGTTCTGGAGCGAGCGCGGTGGGCCGCCGGTGGACCCCGGCGGCGGGCCTGCGGGCGCTGGCAGCGAGGGCGGTGGGCCAGCGGAACGGAACGGTCCGCGAGCCGGGTACGCCGCCGGTGGTGGCGGAGTGGGGCGCGGAGGACGCGACGGGCGGCTGGGAGTCGGGCGGCGCGGAGGGCTGGCCACCGACGCCGGAGGACGGGGCGGACGGTGCCGGCGCGGCCGGCGGGGCCGGCGGCGGCCCGGCGGAGACGGCGCCCCCGGACGCGGACTTCCGCCTCCGCGTGGAGGCGGACGGCGTGCTGCTGGCGGACCTGGACGGCCCGGCGGCGCAGGTACGGGTGGTCACGGACCCGACGAGCGGCCTGGCCCAGGTGGTGATCCGCCCCCGCGGCACGGGCGACCCGCTGCACGCGGAGGCCCGTAGCGTACGAGTCTGGGGCAGCGACTTCCGCTACCGCGCCGACGCCCTCCTCAGTCCCCCGGTAAAGCAGCGCACCTGGACCGCCCACCCCAACGCCTGGCGCCTCATCACGGCCCCGATGCCGTGAACGGGCGCGGCCTGTCGGCCGTCCAGCGCCTCAAGAGGCAATTGCGGCGCGGAATCCGGGGTGGTGGAGTGATGAGGATCTTCGATAGCGTCGTCACACGGAGTTTCCCGTCATCACTCGGAGTTGATCGTGACCCGCCGCCCCTTGCCCGCCGCGACCGCGGCCGTTACCGGTACCGACTCTGTCACCCGCGGCGGGAGACGCACGGGTGCCGGACCTCGCGTGAAGACGTCGGCCGGTGCACTGGCGATCGCGACGCTGCTGCTGCTCACGGCCTGCGGAGGTAGTGACGACGGTGGGAGCGACGACAAGATCGATGCATCGAAGCCGTCGTCGTCGGCTTCCGAGTCACCGGCAGAGGCGGAAACTCCGGGCCGGCCGGAGATCAAACTGCCGGCCGACGCGAAAAACGTCTTCGAGGACACCGAGACCGGCGACCCGGAGAAGGACGCCGTCCTCGCGGACAACGAGGCGTGGGTCAACGCGGTCGACGATGCCATCCTCAGCGGAGAGGAGAGCACCGACGCGGTGCGCTTCTACACCGACGGAGTCGCATTCGGCCCCACGGTCGAGTACATCGAAGGCTGGGTGCAAGAAGGCGACACGTGGGTCGGCACAGCGCGATACTTCGATCGCAAGGTGACGCTCAACGAGGATGGCTCCGCCGCGGTGATCTACTGCATTGACGAGAGCAATGCCTTCGTAAAGGACGGCAAGACCGGTGAGGTTGATCGTTCGGCGGCCACCAAGAATGCCTACGTTCTCTACAACACGCGCCTTGAGAAGAACAAGGAGGGCGTGTGGAAGACCATCAACGCTCTGTCCGAAAGGGGGGCGAATCAGTGCCAGCCATGAGGCGCAGCGCCCTCCTGGCCGTTTGTTTAGCGGCGCCAGCCTTGCTGTTACCAGGGCAGGCCCACGCCGAAAGAACTGAACACGGTGGGATTTCTTCGGTCGAAGAAGGCGGAGGCACCGTGGACGGCCAAATCTCTGCGGCCGCCGGCGTGGAGGTCACCACAACCGGTGGGAGTGCCGAGGCTGGCGGCTCGGGCCCATTGACCCCGATCGGGGACTGGTCGCCTCCTGCATGCTGGTACGCACCGAAGTGGACCGCCGAGGAGGCCGCGCAGAGCCGTCTCGACGGAATGGTGGATCTGAGTCCGCAGCACGACGCGGACAATGCGGAATCCATGAAGGACAAGTACATCGACGGCGACCACGGAGCCTTCAATGTCAAGAAGAACGACAAGGGCTACTGGTGGGGCGCGTACAGAGACCCTGACCGCCTGAGCGACCCCACGGCAGGGGCTTGCAATGAAATGCCGTTCTGGGTCGACACCGGGGACGAGCCCCCCGCTGATATCGAGAACACCATCACGCCCGAACTCCTGGCTCAGCTCGCCTACGAGGAGATCCGGATTCCCGAGGGCACCGCGACCCTCCAGCCCGCCGACGACAACCAGGTCGTGAACCTGCCCACCTGGGTCTCGCTGGACGAAGCGACGTTCCACCCGGTGTCCGCGACCGCCTCCGTCGAGGTGCTCGACATCTCCGCCACCACCACCGCCCGGCCCGTCCGGGTCCACATCGATCCCGGGACCGGCGACGCGGTCACCTACCCGGAGTCGGGCGAGTGTCCGCTCGGTGACGGCGGCATCGGCCAGGAGCGGCCGGCCGGGGCGGAGGGGCCGCCTCCGTGCGGGGTGGAGTATCTGCGCTCCTCCGAGGCCACCGGGCCGTACCCCTTCCAGGCCACCGTCACCTGGGAGGTCAGTTGGACCGGGACCAACAATCCCGACCCCGCCGAACTCCCCGCGGGGACGTTCGGTACGCCGCAGGACGTCACCGTCAAGGAGATCCAGTCCGTCGTCCGCTGACCCGGCCGGGGGCGGCGG from Streptomyces sp. CMB-StM0423 includes the following:
- a CDS encoding M23 family metallopeptidase; this translates as MRWARVVGVVRGAQVVAIVALVGTALSGVEAGGAGRVVLWAALVLWGTAMAEIAVRVALGAVRALRRRGAKETPGADGALPGAVDLHTPVAGRWRAFNSPADKVPSHGTHFLAQTYAIDIIRTPEDAPEDDSEDTPDGARKGASAPALRWWPPFPANRDFPAFGAPVLAPAAGRVVTVAGSAHRDHRARNTVLGLAYLMVVEQMVRSVAAGAGIGAIVGNHVVLELEDGSYALFAHLRRGSATVREGDTVRAGQQLAECGNSGNSSEPHLHFQLMDGPDPRRAAGVPFTWRGVGVPGNGTDFTATPARTPEAGGHEADRPEAADPAVN
- a CDS encoding GntR family transcriptional regulator; its protein translation is MTPAGAVVRRDTLRAQIADALRDEILAGRLAAGQHITVGEIAEQYGVSATPVREALVDLSAQGLLDVEQHRGYRVHAFTLDDFRAMADARTVVQMGVFRASPPHTVDPKPGALVAMRRRGEEAERAAKAGDLDVLVHYDLRFWREITSLIGNDYITEFLERVRIHCWVFAVPYLRGESEGCVPGTFWQGHMQLVEAIERRDVAAAEEVVRTYNRHSLELIERLAGG
- a CDS encoding protein kinase domain-containing protein gives rise to the protein MEPLAPQDPQQIGAYRLLGRLGAGGMGRVYLGRTAGGRTVAVKLVKPELAAEEEFRARFRTEVRAAARVGGKWTAPVLDADTEAPVPWVATGYVAGPTLQEVVERYGPLPPESLVTLAYGLASALRDVHAAGLVHRDLKPSNVLVTIEGPRVIDFGIARALDSLSDGTVTRTGIVVGSPSFMSPEQIIGQDVSAASDVFCLGGLLAYAATGRAPFGSSSSGMHAVMFRVVQEDPDLEGVTDPALHGLISGCLAKLPGNRHDTEAIAGLTGPPDPEAAWLPAGLTADLGRQAVRLLDTDTPPAGDRDTSPLRTVPPAAGTAGGGNGPRSTGAAGEPAGHGTPTGAGAPPNSGAERRVRGAEKKNGVGGGSTGAEWPHLAADPDSGAQRRVPGAGAADGAGSHATGAAVAYGPAAGHGPGAERRGRGAGESGHAAAEGPAADRESGTQRRFPGAGTTDGAGGPAPGAERPGTGAANEPGGHATPAGGAAAAGAWPRAAGSEDATVQRSAGGAAGARPQAADRGPGSGPRVSGRGGDGENSRTEPRLGPSSTRPYETPAAHGSAAHPAAGSTATPAVPGPGAGAPPRRRRHRARLLAALALLVAAGVAVPVALATQRDDGAPAARSSDVPDEYLGAWLGTQLSDGEPTGTYRQFTIRPGEKGEVVATSIVLSGESQCTSKGELTSTDKGLHLDTEIVEAAPAGECTAVGGHVLRYEDGKLLWRADDGRTAELAKVEPRDRRMPRELLGSWQRPAGSGTQVMKVVQAAPGQIAVHFTTRTGDGDTCQAKADFVGVDQRDDRVLLGPSEITSVTGPDDPGTGETPDGLGDDSTSTGKLGGPCVPGFPSAMQATADGSVLDRQFLGGEQRTRHYTRADGSPADPTQ
- a CDS encoding protein kinase domain-containing protein; this translates as MDSLGPDDPRRVGSYQLLGRLGEGGMGRVYLARSERGRTAAVKLVKAELAREPEFRRRFTQEIIAARRVGGEWTAPVLDADTHAATPWVATGYVAGPSLHEVVAKDHGPLPDASVRALAGGLARALQAIHAAGLVHRDLKPSNILVTIDGPRVIDFGIARALDSVTAAGDGLTRTGAVIGSPGFMSPEQVRGERVTAASDVFCLGTVLAFAATGRMPFGTENSGAHALMFRIAAEEPELSGIEGELRTVIERCLAKEPGARPQVAELVALTEEAAQLKPWLPGALLELLARRAVELLDAETPQATGGMTGTAGAAGAAPAYGPPLTGATPGPYGHTGMQPQHHQPYGTPPHAQPHTPPQQHRPAAYGTAPTAHPPPYRTPPPPYGQTGWQTPHPPLPLRPRAVRPIATALQVLLGIYAAFVCLQVIQEINLLVLLGEDGADTWYMAEDLDRMENFTAGNVLLFTVCAVLWSVWFYRLRTNAEAFAPGQVRYSTGLSVGSWFIPVAQFWFPLQIANDIFRISSPFPQHARPPVGYGPRPVSYGKGVLNFWWATWVATMVLALVTAEDWEVGSSIDSAIQIVLLDLLSSFVLIVTSIMALLAVQQLTTLQDQRLKGTV
- a CDS encoding adenylosuccinate synthase, whose product is MPALVLLGAQWGDEGKGKATDLLGGSVDYVVRFQGGNNAGHTVVVGDQKYALHLLPSGILSPSCTPVIGNGVVVDPEVLLGELSALQQRGVDTSKLLLSGNAHLITAYHTDLDKVTERFLGKRKIGTTGRGIGPAYADKINRVGIRVQDVFDESILRQKVDAALDQKNQVLAKLYNRRAIRPDAVVEQLLGYAEQLRPYVADTTLVLNEAIDAGKVVLFEGGQGTLLDVDHGTYPFVTSSNPTAGGACTGAGVGPTRISRVIGILKAYTTRVGAGPFPTELFDEDGDRLRTIGGERGVTTGRDRRCGWFDAVIARYATRVNGLTDFFLTKLDVLTGWERIPVCVAYDIDGRRVTELPYSQTDFHHATPVYEMLPGWSEDISKATSFEELPKNAQGYVKALEEMSGAPVSAIGVGPGRDETIQINSFL